The proteins below come from a single Pedobacter aquae genomic window:
- a CDS encoding putative porin, with product MLKKLFLLLLLAVGYYPLMAQVIRTPRTIGTGNTRFNDPSSLNPNQNQPNGQQQPAQPKQEISVDSLRKQLETKKDSIIYTAKFIKVTKEEFLRDSTRLFPLDTSTTNFHRFNPLYDPKSPTMNTGAMGLAYRPMLFEPLKTIGFDLGYHFFDRYLTKPEDIIYYQARSQFTEMYMLSTTFGVNAEQAFHVIHSQNIKPNWNVGAKYATNRTEGYYFGQTANNLNASLWTWYESKNKRYTLLANAIFNTIKSGENGSIRNDSIFTVPTVVQPEFEATRLDGALHNWRYNTINIKQFYNIGKQRFASADSTSALPTQRVSYNFTYNRQKYFFRNEGVDTTGVLNNYYIFRDSTSDSTLVNHLKNEFAYSFYLRGKKLSFLKNELKLDVGLVQDFYDYKQVNYQSQFQNLSLKGTLNYSFSDKASLKVDLQQIFQGRNIGDFLYQAQSEIKLSNSAGRLVLGAYSQNQSPAIIYERWFSNHHRWNLNFDNQKTQNLSFAYLNPKYHFQAKAEYFLVSNHLYFSSENNIIEPKQLGSNINLLKLSVGKDFKFGKFTFENYLVYQKTDFEQILRTPEVYTFHSIYMHQNFFKVLKTEFGFDVRYFSQYTAPSYAPAIGQFYNGEAVRFNTWPIADAWIRTNWKRANLFLRYNYVNKGLFSNGYYTVNRYPMPYSIAQFGVKWNFYD from the coding sequence ATGTTAAAAAAGCTGTTCCTTTTACTTTTATTGGCTGTTGGATATTACCCTTTAATGGCACAGGTAATTCGTACACCGCGTACTATTGGAACGGGTAATACCAGATTTAATGATCCTTCTTCTCTTAATCCAAACCAAAATCAACCAAATGGGCAGCAGCAACCAGCGCAACCCAAACAAGAAATTAGTGTTGATTCTTTAAGAAAGCAATTAGAAACCAAGAAGGATTCTATTATTTACACAGCTAAGTTTATAAAAGTTACTAAAGAAGAGTTTTTAAGAGATAGCACTAGGTTATTTCCTTTAGATACCAGTACTACCAATTTTCATAGGTTTAATCCTTTATACGACCCAAAAAGCCCAACCATGAATACCGGAGCTATGGGTTTGGCTTATAGGCCGATGTTGTTTGAGCCCTTAAAAACTATTGGCTTTGATTTAGGCTATCATTTTTTTGATAGGTATTTAACCAAGCCAGAAGATATTATTTATTATCAAGCCAGGTCTCAGTTTACAGAAATGTATATGCTATCTACCACTTTTGGGGTAAATGCTGAACAGGCTTTTCATGTTATCCACAGTCAGAATATAAAACCCAATTGGAATGTAGGGGCAAAATATGCTACCAACCGTACAGAAGGTTATTATTTTGGGCAAACGGCTAACAATTTAAATGCTTCTTTATGGACATGGTACGAGTCTAAAAATAAACGCTATACACTTTTAGCAAACGCTATTTTTAACACCATAAAGAGTGGCGAGAATGGCTCTATCAGAAATGATTCTATTTTTACTGTACCTACCGTAGTACAGCCCGAGTTTGAAGCTACCCGTTTAGATGGAGCGCTACACAACTGGCGATATAATACCATCAACATCAAACAGTTTTACAATATTGGTAAGCAAAGATTTGCTTCGGCAGATAGTACATCGGCTTTGCCAACACAAAGGGTTAGCTATAATTTTACTTATAACAGGCAGAAATATTTTTTCAGAAATGAAGGAGTTGATACTACTGGGGTATTAAATAACTATTATATTTTTAGAGATTCTACTTCAGATTCTACCTTGGTAAATCATCTTAAAAACGAATTTGCTTATAGCTTTTATTTAAGAGGGAAGAAGCTCTCTTTTTTAAAGAATGAGTTGAAGTTGGACGTAGGTTTGGTACAAGATTTTTATGATTATAAGCAGGTTAATTATCAATCTCAATTTCAGAACTTAAGCTTAAAAGGAACTTTAAATTATAGCTTTAGCGATAAAGCCAGTTTAAAAGTAGACTTACAACAGATTTTCCAAGGCAGAAATATTGGTGATTTCTTGTATCAAGCGCAATCAGAAATAAAGTTGAGCAATTCTGCCGGTAGATTGGTCTTAGGTGCTTACTCTCAAAATCAGAGTCCTGCTATTATTTACGAACGTTGGTTCTCTAACCACCACCGTTGGAATTTGAATTTCGATAATCAAAAAACACAAAATTTATCTTTTGCTTATTTAAATCCTAAGTATCATTTTCAGGCTAAAGCCGAGTATTTTTTAGTGTCTAATCATCTTTACTTTTCATCAGAAAATAATATCATAGAGCCTAAGCAGTTAGGGAGTAATATCAACTTATTGAAATTAAGTGTTGGTAAAGATTTTAAGTTTGGCAAGTTTACTTTTGAGAATTATCTGGTTTACCAGAAAACAGATTTTGAGCAAATTTTAAGAACACCAGAAGTTTATACTTTCCATAGCATTTACATGCATCAGAATTTCTTTAAGGTTTTAAAAACCGAATTTGGTTTTGATGTGCGTTACTTTAGCCAATATACCGCACCTTCTTATGCGCCAGCTATTGGGCAGTTTTATAATGGTGAAGCGGTAAGGTTTAATACTTGGCCTATTGCCGATGCCTGGATAAGAACCAATTGGAAAAGAGCAAACTTATTTTTAAGGTATAACTATGTAAATAAAGGGCTTTTCTCTAATGGCTATTATACCGTTAACAGGTACCCAATGCCTTATTCTATTGCGCAATTTGGTGTAAAGTGGAATTTCTACGATTAA
- a CDS encoding purine-nucleoside phosphorylase, whose product MLKQLNDSVEFIKKRIGDFEPEIGIILGTGLGGLVNDIEVTHQLSYSHIPHFPISTLEFHSGKLIFGTLSGKKVVAMQGRLHYYEGYNMKQITFPVRVLKLLGIKTLFVSNASGALNPAFKKGDLMIIEDHINLQPENPLTGTNFDELGPRFPDMSEPYQKHLIEKALAIAAKEQITCHKGVYASVTGPNLETRAEYKYLRIIGADAVGMSTVPEVIVANHMGLPVFAISVLTDEGFPETLKAVSVEEIIKTATEAEPHMTNILKQLILLV is encoded by the coding sequence ATGTTAAAGCAGTTAAATGATTCTGTAGAATTTATAAAGAAAAGAATAGGCGACTTTGAGCCAGAGATAGGTATTATTTTGGGCACAGGTTTAGGTGGTTTGGTAAATGATATTGAAGTTACGCATCAATTATCTTATTCGCATATTCCTCATTTCCCTATTTCAACTTTAGAATTTCACTCTGGTAAATTGATATTTGGAACATTATCTGGCAAGAAGGTGGTAGCTATGCAGGGGCGTTTGCACTATTATGAAGGCTACAATATGAAACAAATTACTTTTCCGGTAAGGGTTTTAAAATTATTAGGTATTAAAACTTTGTTTGTTTCTAATGCAAGTGGAGCTTTAAATCCGGCTTTTAAAAAAGGCGATTTAATGATTATTGAAGATCATATTAACTTACAGCCAGAAAATCCGCTAACGGGAACAAATTTTGATGAGTTGGGTCCGAGGTTTCCAGACATGAGCGAGCCTTATCAAAAGCATTTGATAGAAAAAGCTTTGGCTATTGCCGCAAAAGAACAGATTACTTGCCATAAAGGTGTTTACGCTTCTGTAACAGGGCCAAACTTAGAAACCAGAGCAGAATATAAGTATTTAAGAATTATTGGTGCAGATGCTGTTGGGATGAGTACTGTACCTGAAGTTATTGTTGCTAACCACATGGGATTACCTGTATTTGCCATTTCTGTTTTAACAGATGAAGGTTTCCCTGAAACGTTGAAAGCTGTTTCGGTAGAAGAAATTATCAAAACTGCTACAGAGGCAGAGCCACACATGACCAATATCTTAAAACAGTTAATTTTATTGGTGTAA
- the lpxK gene encoding tetraacyldisaccharide 4'-kinase — protein MAIFRLLLFPFSLIYGIIVWLRNKFYDWNWFNSTSFKLPLIVIGNLEVGGVGKTPLTEYIIRLLKSDFKMATLSRGYGRKTKGFRLVEANQDASLNGDEPQQLKNKFPEITVAVCEDRVLGVEKLKETHELIVLDDAYQHRALKAEMNLLLFDYHRLKHLKLLLPAGNYRESFAGKSRARIIIITKCPIDLSEIEKRNIKESFSLASYQKIFFSSLAYSKQLRRIATGEGLALEEIATGTPILLLTGIARPALLRKEVEKYSTHIIHHNYPDHHHFSRKNMLKLVADFKKCGKGAFIITTEKDAVRLKSQADKELLAQLPIYEWPIEVVFKHDELTFKEEIIRYVKAVK, from the coding sequence ATGGCCATATTCCGTTTATTACTTTTTCCCTTTTCGCTGATTTACGGAATCATTGTTTGGCTGCGTAATAAATTTTACGATTGGAACTGGTTTAACAGTACATCTTTTAAGTTACCCCTTATAGTTATTGGCAATTTAGAAGTTGGTGGTGTTGGTAAGACGCCTTTAACAGAATATATCATCAGACTATTAAAGTCTGATTTTAAAATGGCTACTTTAAGTAGGGGTTACGGACGTAAAACCAAAGGTTTTAGGCTGGTAGAAGCAAACCAAGACGCATCCTTAAACGGCGATGAGCCTCAGCAATTGAAAAATAAATTTCCTGAAATAACGGTAGCTGTTTGCGAAGACAGGGTTTTAGGAGTGGAGAAACTTAAAGAAACGCATGAGCTTATAGTATTAGATGATGCTTATCAGCATAGAGCTTTAAAAGCTGAGATGAATCTTTTATTGTTTGATTATCATCGCTTAAAGCATTTGAAATTATTATTACCGGCAGGAAATTATAGAGAATCTTTTGCGGGTAAAAGCAGGGCCCGTATCATCATCATTACCAAATGCCCTATAGATTTATCCGAGATTGAGAAAAGAAACATCAAGGAATCTTTTTCTTTAGCTAGTTATCAAAAAATCTTTTTCTCATCCTTAGCATACAGTAAGCAACTGAGAAGAATAGCTACTGGCGAAGGTTTGGCTTTAGAAGAAATAGCAACCGGCACACCTATTTTATTACTTACGGGTATAGCTAGGCCAGCTTTATTACGAAAGGAAGTAGAAAAGTATAGCACTCATATTATTCATCATAATTATCCAGATCATCACCATTTCAGCCGAAAAAATATGCTTAAACTTGTAGCAGATTTTAAGAAATGTGGTAAAGGAGCATTCATTATTACAACAGAAAAGGATGCGGTACGTTTAAAATCTCAGGCTGATAAAGAACTATTGGCCCAACTTCCTATTTATGAATGGCCTATAGAGGTTGTTTTTAAACATGATGAATTGACTTTTAAAGAAGAAATTATAAGATATGTTAAAGCAGTTAAATGA